The Psychrobacter arenosus region AATCATCGAGCGTAGCACGCAAGCAGCAGTCTATCCGCTGTATTGCATGCCCAATGATAGCGCTGTACTTGAGTTACAGCTGCGCAGCCTGATTGATCGCCCAGCGAGTGGTATTATTCTTATCGGCTTTGGCGCCGGTAACGCGACTTATTCGCCTGCGATAGCCGAGCTATTGGATCAAGCTTATCAACGCGGCCATTTGGTCGTCAGTGCTAGCCAATGTGCGTTTGGTGGGGTCGGCGAGACTTATGCAGCGGGCAGCTGGCAATATGAGCATCACGTGATTAGTGGCGGTCGTCTGACCTTGCCTGCTATCTTTGCACGGTTGCTGTGGTTGCACCTGCGTTTTGACACCCCTGCTCGCCGTCGCCAACGTTGGACCCATTGCGTAAATCAAGCGACACTGGTTAGAAGTTAACTTGTTGGCATGCTTATAAAGCTGGCTCGTTGCAAACAAATTGTCCTTAACTCCTATTTTCTTAATAACTGCTGCTAATTATGACCGTTCCCGCTCAAGACCCTACCCTACCTTCTATGCTAACGACTGAGACTACTGGGTCAACAAGACCGCAGTCTCAGGAGGCAGCAACAATGCATACGCTTGCCATCGGTATTGAGTTTATAGGGACCAATTATCGCGGTTGGCAACGCCAAAAAGAGGTCGTAGGCGTACAAGCCGTATTAGAAGCTGCCATTAGTAAAGTGGCTAATGAAACCGTAGAAGTGGTAGCAGCAGGGCGCACAGACGCTGGGGTACACGCCAGTAATATGACGGCGCATTTTGTCACCACCGCCTATCGACCGGTGCGCAATTGGTTGCGGGGTATCAATAGCTTATTGCCCGATGACATCGCTCTACGGTGGCTAGTGCCCATGCCCAATGAGTTCCATGCGCGCTTTGGCGCAATAGCTAGGCGTTACCGCTATATCACCCTCAATCAGCCGCTACGCCCTGCTCTACTTAATCATCAAGTGACTCATATCTATGAGCCGTTAGATTTAGTTAAAATGCAACAGGCGGCACAGACTATTGCAGGGACGCATGACTTTAGCAGCTTCCGTGCTGCCGCTTGCCAGTCTAATCAGCCGGTTAGGACAGTGAGCCATGCCAAGCTTTTTGCCCACGGCGCCTTTATAGTCTTTGATATTCAAGCCGATGGGTTTTTGCACCACATGGTACGCAATCTGATGGGCACTTTATTTGCGATTGGCAAAGGAGAGCTGCTGCCTGAGGACTTGCAAAAGATTATGGCCGCCAAAGACCGCACGATTGCGCCGCCTACTGCCTCGGGTGATGGTCTTTACTTCATTAACGCTTACTACCCTCCAGAGTTTCAACAGCAGTTACCGGAGCTGCCACTTACCCCGATTTGGCTTAATTTGCCTTAGTATTTTCCAAGTAGCGTTTAGGCCGTCTCATTAGCGTTTACTCTGTAACACCACGTTACTAAGAGCGCCTGATAACGTGCTACATATTGCGTTTATTCACTGAGTTACGTATAATACGGTCTTATTTTTATTGATTGACAGCGACTATGGCAAAAAAAGACGACATTATTGAATTTGAAGGCGAGGTCATCGACACCCTTCCAAATACTCTATTTAAAGTGCGTTTAGAAAACGGGCACGAAATCATCGCGCATATCTCAGGTAAAATGCGTAAGCACTATATCCGTATTTTGACGGGTGATAAGGTTAAGGTCGAGATGACGCCTTACGATTTAACTAAGGGTCGTATTACCTACCGTGGTAAAAACTAATCCTAGCTATCTTAGTTATTTATGTATAACTGCTCTTTTGAGTGATTTCTATTACGTTTAAGCCTAGCTGCTATAACCCATACTGTGCTGAGCTAAAGACTATCGAATAGCCAATAGCTACGACTTTATTTCAGTACTAAAAAACACCGCCATTTCGCGGTGTTTTTTTATGGCTAACTCTTAAGGCAATAGGTTTTAAGCGAATAAATTCTAACTAGATAAAAATACGAAAGGCTACCCTATTATTAGCGCAGCCTTTTTTACAGATTTAATTTAGGGAATGGGTTTATTTATTTAAACTCAACCGTAGCATCATCATCGATTAAACCATACAAGGTCAACGCATCCCAGTTGGTCAAGCGCACACAGCCAGAAGAGGCTTGACGGCTAATACGCTCAGGATCTGGCGAGCCATGGATACCATAAGTGGGTTTGCTTAAGCCAATCCAAACCAAACCGACAGGGTTATTCGCCCCCGGTGGAATGATCGTCTTGGTGCCATCGTCTGCCGTATGAGTATAATTAGGCTCATGTACTTTGACTTCGACCTTATGGGTCCCCGTTGGCGATGGAGTCGCCGTACTGCCTACCGTGGTCGGGTAACTGGCAACTAATTTATCATTCGCATCATAGGCATAAAGCGTCTGAGTGTTTTTATCCGCTACTACTCGGCTCACAGCTGTCGTGGTCGGTGTGCCCGGATTATAAATAGTAATGGTCTCACCTGACTTAAAAGACTTATTCGGGTTTAGAGCTTTTAGATAGTCAGTATCCATATGGAATTTTTCGGCTAGTGCTTCCAAAACACTTTCATAATACATGCCCTCAAGCTCGCCTTTCGCCTCTGTACTAGCAGGGATAGTCGTGGTCTTAATATTGACATCCCCATCTTTAATCATGTAATTGACCAATACTGGCTGCTGGGTCAAAGTGCTGTCTTGCGTGAGTGCTTGCCACGTTTCATTAGTTAAGCTGTCGGTTACGGCTAGCCCATTGGCTTCTTGAAAAGCTTGCATGGCCTTACGAGTGTTTTTACCCCAACGACCATCAACGGCGCCAACGCCATGATTGTGCCAATTGAGCAAGGCTTGTAATTTCGCGCCGACATTACGATCTATTTTTTTACCCGCTTGCCATTGGCTACTGTTGACCTTTTTTGCGGTACTGCTCAAATTATCGGTGGAATAAGGAATAATCGGCAAAACTTTATTCAAAGTCGTGATGACTTTCCCTTGTCCAGTGAATTTTTGGCTCACCATGGTGGCAGAGTTTTCTGCAGCGTTAGTAGAGGTAGTGGCATTCGTAGTTGCGGTTTTTGTGGTCGCTGCATTAACGGGCGAACTGACCAGCATAATAGACGCTAACGCCATTCCAAGTACGTTGGTTGTTATTATTTTCTTTTGCATTATTCAAGACATCCTATAGGTTGATTTTTATATAAATGGGCTTTCTAAACAGGCAGTTATATACAAGTAGTTGCTGCAAATAGAATCTAGTTAATATGTTTTTATTCAAATAATATTTTATATAAATAAAAAAAGGAACTTACGTATAAGTTCCTTTTTATCATCGCAGATAATGCTAAATTTATCTGTGTCTATGTGTGGCTACTCGTAGCAATATTGTGCATTAATACAGCAACATCGTTAAGACCACCTATTTTCATTGTCATAGACTATTTTGCTTAGCTTTTTATTTTAACTTAACGGCTTATTTTAACTTAGCCGCTTATTTTAATTTAGCCAACTATTTTAACTTAGCTAAGACCGCCTCGCCCATTTCACGGCAGCCGACTTTCTTCAGACCAGCCGTATCGCTATCTGCGCTTAAGATATCAGCAGTACGTAGACCATCATCCAATACCGCACTGACGGCATCTTCGATAGCCACAGCAGCCGCTTCTTGCTTAAAGGTATAACGCAGCATCATTGCCACTGATAAAATGGTCGCTAATGGGTTCGCCAAGTCTTGACCGGCGATATCAGGAGCTGAACCATGGCAAGGCTCATACATGCCTTTACCATTGGCATCCAAGCTTGCTGAAGGCAACATACCGATAGAGCCGGTCAACATAGCGGCTTCGTCTGACAAAATATCGCCAAACATATTGCCCGTGACCATCACGTCAAACTGCTTCGGATTTTTAATCAGCTGCATACAAGCATTATCCGCATACATATGCGATAGCGCCACATCGGTATAGCTTTCTTGCTGCATATCGGTCATCGTCTGCTTCCACAGCTCAGTGACTTCTAAGACGTTGGCTTTATCTACTGAGCAGACTTTAGCAGGACGGCCTAGCGCTTCCGCACGGACTTGGGCTAATTCAAAGGCGACCTTACCAATACGTTGGATTTCACTGGTGCTATACACCATGGTGTTATAGCCTTGCTGCTCACCGTTCTCTAGCGTACGGATACCGCGAGGCTCACCGAAATAGATACCGCCTGTCAATTCACGGACGATTAGCAAATCCAAACCATTGATAATCTCTGGCTTGATACTAGAAGCATTGGCTAATTGTGGATACAGTTTCGCCACGCGTAGGTTAGCAAACAAGCCCAACTCACTACGAATTTTTAGTAGACCACGCTCTGGACGAATACTGCGCTCAATAGCATCCCACTTTGGACCACCTACTGCTCCTAACAGAACCGCATCCGCTGCCTGTGCTTTTTGCAAAGTATCTGCGGGTAAAGGCTCGCCACTTTCATCAATAGCTGCCCCACCGATCAACCCAGACTCCAAGGTTAAATTTAGCGCAAACTTCGCATCCACGGCTTTTAGCACGTCGATTGCTTGTGTCATGATTTCCGGGCCAATACCATCGCCAGCTAGAGTTAATACGGTTGCCATGTGATTCCTTTGCATGATTAGAAAAATTAACAGTTAGGGAAATTAAAAATTAGAAAATTTAAAAGATTTAGGGCAAAACATTTGTTAAAACGATAAATTAAAACCTGAAAACTGATATTTAAAAACTGATATCTAAAAACTAAGATTTGAAAACAAGCCCCAGCAAATTAAGCTAAAAGTTTAAAAAATATACGCTCAGTAGCATGGTCACTAAAGCGTTGCAGACCCTAAGTCTAGTCTCTGCA contains the following coding sequences:
- the truA gene encoding tRNA pseudouridine(38-40) synthase TruA, producing the protein MHTLAIGIEFIGTNYRGWQRQKEVVGVQAVLEAAISKVANETVEVVAAGRTDAGVHASNMTAHFVTTAYRPVRNWLRGINSLLPDDIALRWLVPMPNEFHARFGAIARRYRYITLNQPLRPALLNHQVTHIYEPLDLVKMQQAAQTIAGTHDFSSFRAAACQSNQPVRTVSHAKLFAHGAFIVFDIQADGFLHHMVRNLMGTLFAIGKGELLPEDLQKIMAAKDRTIAPPTASGDGLYFINAYYPPEFQQQLPELPLTPIWLNLP
- the infA gene encoding translation initiation factor IF-1: MAKKDDIIEFEGEVIDTLPNTLFKVRLENGHEIIAHISGKMRKHYIRILTGDKVKVEMTPYDLTKGRITYRGKN
- a CDS encoding L,D-transpeptidase family protein, coding for MQKKIITTNVLGMALASIMLVSSPVNAATTKTATTNATTSTNAAENSATMVSQKFTGQGKVITTLNKVLPIIPYSTDNLSSTAKKVNSSQWQAGKKIDRNVGAKLQALLNWHNHGVGAVDGRWGKNTRKAMQAFQEANGLAVTDSLTNETWQALTQDSTLTQQPVLVNYMIKDGDVNIKTTTIPASTEAKGELEGMYYESVLEALAEKFHMDTDYLKALNPNKSFKSGETITIYNPGTPTTTAVSRVVADKNTQTLYAYDANDKLVASYPTTVGSTATPSPTGTHKVEVKVHEPNYTHTADDGTKTIIPPGANNPVGLVWIGLSKPTYGIHGSPDPERISRQASSGCVRLTNWDALTLYGLIDDDATVEFK
- the leuB gene encoding 3-isopropylmalate dehydrogenase, with the protein product MATVLTLAGDGIGPEIMTQAIDVLKAVDAKFALNLTLESGLIGGAAIDESGEPLPADTLQKAQAADAVLLGAVGGPKWDAIERSIRPERGLLKIRSELGLFANLRVAKLYPQLANASSIKPEIINGLDLLIVRELTGGIYFGEPRGIRTLENGEQQGYNTMVYSTSEIQRIGKVAFELAQVRAEALGRPAKVCSVDKANVLEVTELWKQTMTDMQQESYTDVALSHMYADNACMQLIKNPKQFDVMVTGNMFGDILSDEAAMLTGSIGMLPSASLDANGKGMYEPCHGSAPDIAGQDLANPLATILSVAMMLRYTFKQEAAAVAIEDAVSAVLDDGLRTADILSADSDTAGLKKVGCREMGEAVLAKLK